A genomic region of Alnus glutinosa chromosome 11, dhAlnGlut1.1, whole genome shotgun sequence contains the following coding sequences:
- the LOC133882383 gene encoding uncharacterized protein LOC133882383 isoform X1: MAEQVQETSLQVVNKNTRLGETDVQDCRLWHHLIFCQEIENDDQKQALCWLCNEPASGSPAYKCLKCNFRQHKSCIDRPHGVDLEIEHKYWWKRHHLMLIAIDITINVVCSGCKETVFGPAYECSIPECAFLLHKSCGELSNAIQHPIHPDHTLLLQEPSAGDDCSVCHKNCSGSFFYRCRLCSFNLDVVCASRWRTNADDCLKHALVPLRKGIRFTCESCGEEAMDGGNMCSECRVLIHEELKKMFAGMPAVFTGMLGKNACSI; the protein is encoded by the coding sequence ATGGCTGAGCAAGTCCAAGAAACATCGCTACAAGTGGTGAACAAGAATACGAGATTGGGAGAGACGGACGTCCAAGATTGCAGGCTATGGCATCACTTGATCTTCTGCCAAGAGATCGAAAACGATGACCAGAAACAAGCTCTTTGCTGGCTGTGCAACGAACCAGCATCGGGAAGTCCCGCCTACAAATGCTTGAAATGCAACTTCCGCCAACATAAATCATGCATTGACAGACCACACGGCGTAGATCTTGAAATAGAACATAAATATTGGTGGAAACGACATCACTTGATGCTCATAGCCATAGACATCACTATTAACGTTGTTTGCTCAGGATGCAAGGAAACAGTATTTGGTCCCGCCTATGAATGCTCCATACCCGAATGCGCCTTCCTTCTCCACAAATCGTGCGGCGAACTATCCAACGCGATCCAGCACCCTATCCACCCAGACCACACCCTTCTTCTCCAAGAGCCATCAGCGGGTGATGACTGTTCTGTTTGCCACAAAAATTGCAGCGGGTCCTTCTTTTACCGTTGCCGCCTCTGTTCTTTCAACCTCGACGTCGTATGTGCTTCACGCTGGAGAACCAACGCCGACGATTGCCTCAAACACGCACTTGTCCCCTTGCGGAAGGGGATACGGTTCACTTGCGAATCCTGTGGCGAGGAAGCCATGGATGGCGGCAACATGTGTAGCGAATGTCGAGTCTTGATTCATG
- the LOC133882383 gene encoding uncharacterized protein LOC133882383 isoform X2 yields the protein MAEQVQETSLQVVNKNTRLGETDVQDCRLWHHLIFCQEIENDDQKQALCWLCNEPASGSPAYKCLKCNFRQHKSCIDRPHGVDLEIEHKYWWKRHHLMLIAIDITINVVCSGCKETVFGPAYECSIPECAFLLHKSCGELSNAIQHPIHPDHTLLLQEPSAGDDCSVCHKNCSGSFFYRCRLCSFNLDVVCASRWRTNADDCLKHALVPLRKGIRFTCESCGEEAMDGGNMCSECRVLIHV from the exons ATGGCTGAGCAAGTCCAAGAAACATCGCTACAAGTGGTGAACAAGAATACGAGATTGGGAGAGACGGACGTCCAAGATTGCAGGCTATGGCATCACTTGATCTTCTGCCAAGAGATCGAAAACGATGACCAGAAACAAGCTCTTTGCTGGCTGTGCAACGAACCAGCATCGGGAAGTCCCGCCTACAAATGCTTGAAATGCAACTTCCGCCAACATAAATCATGCATTGACAGACCACACGGCGTAGATCTTGAAATAGAACATAAATATTGGTGGAAACGACATCACTTGATGCTCATAGCCATAGACATCACTATTAACGTTGTTTGCTCAGGATGCAAGGAAACAGTATTTGGTCCCGCCTATGAATGCTCCATACCCGAATGCGCCTTCCTTCTCCACAAATCGTGCGGCGAACTATCCAACGCGATCCAGCACCCTATCCACCCAGACCACACCCTTCTTCTCCAAGAGCCATCAGCGGGTGATGACTGTTCTGTTTGCCACAAAAATTGCAGCGGGTCCTTCTTTTACCGTTGCCGCCTCTGTTCTTTCAACCTCGACGTCGTATGTGCTTCACGCTGGAGAACCAACGCCGACGATTGCCTCAAACACGCACTTGTCCCCTTGCGGAAGGGGATACGGTTCACTTGCGAATCCTGTGGCGAGGAAGCCATGGATGGCGGCAACATGTGTAGCGAATGTCGAGTCTTGATTCATG TTTAG